A genomic segment from Gilvibacter sp. SZ-19 encodes:
- the hisD gene encoding histidinol dehydrogenase encodes MEVYINPPKSRWDYLCKRPALDNSNLNKTVVDIMNAVKSEGDAQLLAYAEKFDKIKLSSIVATVAEINRQADQVAQSLNDAIQVAAANIEKFHKAQRLTPEKVTTSPGVVCWRKQLPIQKVGLYVPGGTAPLFSSLLMLAIPAKLAGCETIVICTPPNEEGSIAPEIAYCCKLLGLDAIFKVGGAQAIAAMSFGTASIPKVDKIFGPGNQFVTRAKEMSLNYGLAIDMPAGPSEVLVIADKQSNPEFVAADLLSQAEHGIDSQVILLGDDLTKIGEIMGLVNKKVEKLPRAAMAKEALKNSKAVVFDELQTCMDFSNTYAPEHLILAVQNPEYWAEAVKVAGSVFLGNYTPESAGDYASGTNHTLPTNGFARQYSGVSLNSFVNYVTFQQIDKDGIQNLGPVIETMAEAEGLQAHKDAVSVRLKAIADGY; translated from the coding sequence ATGGAAGTTTATATCAATCCGCCGAAATCGCGCTGGGACTATCTCTGTAAACGTCCAGCTTTAGATAACTCAAACTTAAATAAAACGGTAGTCGATATAATGAATGCCGTAAAAAGCGAAGGCGACGCCCAATTGTTGGCTTATGCAGAAAAGTTCGATAAGATAAAGCTAAGCAGTATTGTTGCAACTGTCGCCGAGATAAACCGCCAAGCCGATCAAGTAGCGCAGTCCTTAAATGATGCTATACAAGTTGCTGCCGCAAATATTGAAAAATTCCATAAAGCACAGCGCCTAACGCCAGAAAAAGTAACTACCTCTCCTGGAGTTGTTTGCTGGCGCAAACAATTGCCCATACAAAAAGTAGGGCTCTATGTACCCGGGGGAACTGCTCCCTTGTTCTCAAGTTTGCTGATGCTAGCCATACCAGCAAAACTAGCAGGATGTGAGACCATTGTTATCTGTACTCCGCCTAACGAGGAAGGCAGTATTGCTCCAGAAATTGCTTATTGCTGTAAACTTTTAGGCCTCGATGCAATTTTTAAAGTAGGAGGCGCACAGGCCATTGCTGCAATGAGCTTTGGGACAGCTTCTATTCCTAAGGTCGATAAGATATTTGGACCTGGCAACCAGTTTGTGACCCGAGCCAAAGAAATGAGCCTGAACTACGGACTGGCTATAGATATGCCTGCAGGACCTAGCGAAGTATTGGTTATTGCAGACAAGCAATCCAATCCGGAGTTTGTAGCAGCAGATCTTTTGTCGCAAGCGGAGCACGGTATAGACAGTCAAGTGATCTTGTTGGGAGACGATCTCACTAAAATAGGCGAGATCATGGGCTTGGTCAACAAAAAAGTGGAGAAACTGCCCCGAGCAGCCATGGCCAAAGAAGCCTTAAAGAACAGTAAAGCTGTTGTGTTTGATGAGCTGCAGACCTGTATGGACTTTAGCAACACTTATGCCCCAGAGCACTTGATCTTGGCTGTGCAAAACCCAGAATATTGGGCAGAAGCGGTTAAGGTGGCGGGCTCTGTGTTTTTGGGTAACTACACTCCAGAAAGCGCTGGTGACTATGCCTCAGGAACCAATCACACTTTACCGACCAACGGATTTGCGCGACAGTATAGCGGGGTGTCTTTAAACAGCTTTGTCAACTATGTGACCTTTCAACAAATCGATAAGGACGGAATCCAGAATCTAGGCCCCGTTATCGAAACAATGGCAGAAGCAGAAGGCTTACAAGCCCACAAAGATGCCGTAAGTGTAAGATTAAAAGCAATTGCAGATGGATACTAA
- the hisG gene encoding ATP phosphoribosyltransferase — protein MSRLKIAIQKSGRLHDKSIELLKDCGISVQNGKDQLKVTVANFPLDILYLRNSDIPQYLEDGVADIAIVGENLLIEKQKNVSVIRPLGFSKCRVSLAVPKAVTTNELSYFNGKKIATSYPNTLNKFLSDNGIEADIHQIAGSVEIAPNIGLADGVCDIVSSGSTLFKNGLRETQVILRSEAVLAKGPQLSEEKQAILDKLCFRVNAVLRGKASKYVLMNVPNDKIAAVSALLPVLKSPTVLPLAEEGWSSLHTVIDESQFWDVIEELKLAGAEDILVVPIDKIVR, from the coding sequence ATGAGCAGATTAAAAATTGCAATTCAAAAGAGCGGGAGACTTCACGACAAATCCATCGAATTACTCAAGGACTGTGGTATTTCCGTTCAAAATGGAAAGGATCAATTAAAGGTTACTGTAGCAAACTTTCCCCTAGACATCCTCTACCTCCGCAATTCGGATATTCCGCAATATCTGGAAGACGGAGTGGCAGATATAGCCATAGTTGGAGAAAATCTCTTGATAGAAAAACAGAAGAACGTCTCTGTCATTCGGCCATTGGGATTCTCAAAATGTAGGGTGTCGCTCGCTGTTCCTAAAGCCGTGACGACTAACGAATTGAGCTATTTTAACGGAAAAAAGATCGCCACCTCCTACCCGAACACCTTAAATAAATTCTTAAGCGACAATGGGATCGAGGCAGACATTCACCAGATCGCTGGTTCTGTAGAGATCGCTCCAAACATTGGCCTGGCAGACGGAGTTTGCGACATTGTGAGTTCCGGCAGTACTTTGTTTAAAAACGGTTTGCGAGAAACTCAGGTCATTTTAAGATCCGAAGCTGTTCTGGCCAAAGGCCCTCAGTTATCCGAAGAAAAGCAAGCCATATTGGACAAACTCTGCTTTAGAGTAAACGCAGTATTGCGCGGTAAAGCTTCTAAATATGTGCTAATGAATGTACCCAATGACAAGATTGCCGCCGTTTCTGCTTTGTTACCCGTATTGAAAAGCCCTACGGTCTTGCCCTTGGCAGAAGAAGGTTGGAGTTCACTACACACTGTGATCGACGAATCTCAATTTTGGGATGTGATAGAAGAGCTTAAACTCGCAGGTGCAGAAGACATACTGGTTGTACCTATTGATAAAATTGTACGCTAA
- a CDS encoding fasciclin domain-containing protein has translation MKNLFFTLCFLLILSPLQAQDYQAGVASKSYQLIGNDTIFPTKNIYENIKGTEQFKVLTTIFELTNAQETIDKLGMCTVFLPTDAAFAQYDEKALEALLKPANSEQLKKALLRHIIIGRVDQNSLQRNLEQNAGAAYFRSSADIDPEFKSQGGNIRLQIPNAPAATITATNYYHKQGFIHLVDAFLIADEL, from the coding sequence ATGAAGAATCTGTTTTTTACACTTTGTTTCCTTTTGATCTTAAGCCCTTTACAAGCTCAAGATTACCAAGCCGGTGTTGCCTCTAAGTCATATCAACTCATAGGAAATGACACAATATTTCCAACTAAAAACATCTACGAGAATATCAAGGGCACCGAGCAGTTTAAAGTACTCACCACCATCTTTGAGCTCACCAATGCGCAAGAAACTATTGATAAGCTTGGCATGTGCACCGTATTTCTTCCCACTGATGCGGCCTTTGCCCAATACGATGAAAAGGCTTTGGAGGCCCTTTTAAAACCTGCCAATTCCGAACAACTAAAAAAAGCCTTGCTGCGTCATATTATTATAGGAAGGGTTGACCAAAACAGTCTACAACGCAATTTGGAGCAAAATGCCGGAGCGGCTTATTTCAGATCTTCTGCAGATATAGATCCTGAATTTAAAAGTCAAGGCGGAAATATCCGTTTGCAGATTCCAAATGCTCCAGCGGCTACAATAACTGCCACCAATTATTACCACAAACAAGGGTTTATCCACTTAGTGGACGCTTTTTTAATTGCAGATGAACTCTAA
- a CDS encoding T9SS type A sorting domain-containing protein yields MNSKQLCILVLLLTAFHVGAQTNYTSYVTGNPTDTEVNPEGGFVLMGGAGENDQAMIWFLQRANGGDVLVLRASGSDGYNDYMYSELGVTVNSVETIVFNDWTAASEPYVLNKIQQAEAIWFAGGDQWDYVSYWRGTGVATGINDAISERGAVVGGISAGMAIMGSIYFTAENGTVTSDQATTNPYHPNITLSGAPFLDIDYLTGVITDTHYDDPDRRARHSVFLARAMVDMGVNARGIACDEFAAICIAPDGIARVFGEYPTFDDNVYFIHSNCNLEVPGPEVIGPGGPITWYRDGTALYAYRVKGTETGENTFDLNDWQTGSGGEWLSWSINAGIFNEFPATDPSCDPLDTDEFILNRISLYPNPAQSYFILEFPVGLGAQVQIFNTLGQQLYQGNLMGDSTLQINTTNWAAGTYFVRLTTTSGQVLLSKLIKQ; encoded by the coding sequence ATGAACTCTAAGCAGCTCTGCATATTAGTTCTTTTACTCACGGCTTTTCACGTCGGGGCGCAGACTAATTATACCTCATATGTTACAGGAAACCCAACAGATACAGAAGTAAACCCAGAAGGCGGTTTTGTACTCATGGGTGGAGCTGGCGAGAACGATCAAGCAATGATCTGGTTCTTGCAGCGCGCCAATGGCGGAGATGTATTGGTCTTGCGTGCCAGTGGTTCTGATGGCTATAACGATTATATGTACAGCGAGTTGGGCGTTACTGTGAATTCTGTAGAGACCATTGTCTTTAACGATTGGACCGCCGCAAGTGAACCCTATGTTTTGAATAAGATACAACAGGCAGAGGCGATTTGGTTTGCGGGTGGAGATCAGTGGGATTATGTCTCATACTGGCGAGGCACGGGTGTTGCTACAGGAATAAACGATGCTATCTCAGAGCGTGGTGCCGTTGTCGGTGGTATTAGCGCAGGAATGGCTATAATGGGCAGTATTTATTTTACTGCAGAAAACGGAACTGTTACCTCAGACCAAGCCACTACAAATCCCTATCATCCTAACATTACCCTAAGTGGAGCTCCATTTTTAGACATCGATTATTTAACAGGAGTGATCACAGACACACACTATGACGATCCAGATAGACGTGCCAGACACAGTGTGTTCTTGGCGCGTGCCATGGTCGATATGGGAGTAAATGCTAGAGGTATTGCCTGCGACGAGTTTGCCGCTATTTGTATTGCTCCGGATGGAATAGCGCGAGTGTTTGGGGAGTACCCAACTTTCGATGACAATGTCTATTTTATACATTCCAATTGTAACTTGGAGGTGCCTGGGCCAGAAGTTATAGGCCCTGGTGGGCCGATCACTTGGTATAGAGATGGAACGGCTTTATATGCCTACAGGGTCAAAGGCACAGAAACGGGCGAAAATACTTTCGATCTGAACGATTGGCAAACAGGCAGTGGCGGTGAGTGGCTAAGTTGGAGCATCAATGCGGGTATCTTTAATGAATTTCCCGCTACGGATCCTTCCTGCGATCCATTGGACACAGATGAATTCATACTAAACAGAATCAGCCTATACCCAAATCCTGCACAAAGCTACTTTATTTTGGAATTTCCTGTGGGACTAGGTGCCCAGGTGCAAATATTCAATACCCTTGGACAACAATTATATCAAGGCAATCTTATGGGCGATTCTACGCTACAGATCAATACCACTAATTGGGCTGCAGGTACTTACTTTGTGCGCCTAACGACCACAAGTGGGCAAGTGCTTTTAAGTAAATTGATCAAACAGTAA
- the pheT gene encoding phenylalanine--tRNA ligase subunit beta: protein MKISYNWLKQFINIDWDPEKTGALLTDLGLEIEGIERFESVPGGLEGVVVGHVLECGQHPNADRLKLTKVDIGADEPVQIVCGAPNVDKGQNVPVATVGTTLYDAEGKPWKIKKGKIRGEVSMGMICAEDELGLGDSHDGIMVLDAALTPGTPMNTVVDVEIDHVFEIGLTPNRADAMSHWGTARDLRAGLLQQEVNIELITPSNTNFRVDNRSNKIDVKVANNDLAPRYCGVTISGLKVGPSPKWLQNRLKAIGLTPKNNVVDITNYVLHDLGQPLHAFDAAKINGATVEVKTLKAGTKFTTLDGEERSLHEDDLMICDAEKPMCIAGVFGGLDSGVTQQTTAIFLESAYFDPVSIRKTAKRHGLNTDASFRFERGIDPNITEYALMRAAILIKELAGGEITSDIVDIYPKKIEDHQVVLNFDNATRLIGQEIPRETIKAILTSLDIKINNVTETGIGMTIPAYRNDVTREADVVEEVLRVYGYNNIDFGKKLNASISETKRIEDYRIQNLIANQLTALGFNEMLANSLTKPDYTNLTATLDESNNVAMLNPLSNDLSVLRQSMLFTTLEAVAYNKNRKASSIKLFEFGKTYHQDGKDRIEHKHLAIIAEGSVYPDHWTHNGATEIDFFYLKGVVSGILERLGLTDYNEQPNATDVFSEGISLKMGETELVSLGVVHPKIVSHFAISSPVFYADFNWDAVLQALSTGEILFKAISKYPEVKRDFALLLDEGVSFEALHATAFATERKLLKEVQLFDVYTGKSLPKGKKSYALSFTLADEYKTLTDKQIDKIMSRLQQAFESKFEAQLR from the coding sequence ATGAAGATATCTTACAACTGGCTAAAACAGTTTATCAACATCGATTGGGATCCTGAAAAAACAGGAGCATTACTTACAGATCTCGGCTTGGAGATAGAAGGTATAGAGCGTTTTGAATCTGTACCCGGAGGCCTTGAAGGTGTAGTAGTTGGACATGTTTTGGAATGCGGACAGCATCCGAACGCCGACCGCTTAAAACTTACCAAAGTTGACATAGGGGCTGACGAACCCGTGCAGATAGTATGTGGAGCACCTAATGTGGATAAAGGGCAAAATGTACCTGTAGCAACGGTAGGCACTACTTTATATGATGCAGAGGGCAAGCCTTGGAAGATCAAAAAAGGAAAGATTCGCGGTGAAGTTAGCATGGGAATGATCTGTGCCGAAGACGAGCTCGGACTTGGAGATTCTCACGACGGTATCATGGTCTTAGACGCAGCTCTCACCCCAGGAACACCTATGAATACGGTGGTTGATGTAGAAATTGATCACGTATTCGAAATTGGCCTTACCCCTAACCGCGCAGATGCCATGAGCCATTGGGGAACCGCTCGCGACTTAAGAGCCGGACTCTTACAGCAAGAGGTAAACATAGAATTGATCACTCCTTCTAACACCAATTTTAGAGTGGACAACAGATCTAATAAGATCGATGTTAAAGTGGCCAATAACGACCTGGCTCCTCGTTACTGCGGAGTCACCATTAGCGGCCTTAAAGTCGGACCTTCGCCAAAATGGTTGCAAAACCGCTTAAAGGCTATAGGACTCACTCCTAAGAACAATGTGGTAGATATCACCAATTATGTGCTACACGACCTTGGGCAGCCGCTACACGCCTTTGACGCTGCCAAGATCAATGGAGCTACTGTAGAAGTTAAAACACTTAAAGCAGGCACCAAGTTCACTACCCTAGATGGAGAAGAGCGCAGCCTGCACGAAGATGATCTGATGATCTGCGATGCAGAGAAACCGATGTGTATTGCAGGTGTTTTCGGCGGATTGGACAGTGGAGTGACCCAGCAGACCACGGCAATATTTTTGGAATCGGCCTATTTTGATCCTGTGAGTATCCGCAAGACTGCCAAGCGCCACGGACTCAATACCGACGCCTCTTTCCGCTTTGAGCGTGGTATAGATCCGAACATTACGGAATACGCCTTGATGCGCGCTGCAATTTTAATCAAAGAATTGGCGGGTGGTGAGATCACCAGTGATATAGTAGATATCTATCCGAAGAAAATAGAAGATCATCAAGTAGTATTGAACTTTGACAATGCTACACGCCTTATCGGGCAGGAGATCCCAAGGGAGACCATTAAAGCCATTCTTACGTCTTTGGACATTAAGATCAACAATGTGACCGAAACTGGTATAGGAATGACAATCCCTGCCTACCGCAATGATGTGACTCGCGAGGCGGATGTAGTTGAGGAGGTTCTCCGCGTTTACGGTTATAACAATATTGATTTTGGAAAGAAGCTGAATGCCTCTATCTCCGAGACCAAGCGTATCGAAGATTATAGAATTCAGAATCTTATAGCCAACCAATTAACAGCACTAGGATTCAATGAAATGTTGGCAAACTCATTGACCAAGCCGGATTATACAAACTTGACCGCAACCTTGGACGAATCCAACAATGTGGCCATGTTGAACCCGTTGAGCAATGATCTGTCTGTGCTAAGACAGTCCATGTTATTCACTACCCTGGAGGCTGTTGCGTACAACAAGAATCGCAAGGCCAGTAGTATAAAATTATTCGAGTTTGGTAAGACCTACCATCAGGATGGCAAAGATCGCATAGAGCACAAGCATCTGGCTATCATTGCAGAAGGCAGCGTTTATCCGGACCACTGGACACACAACGGAGCCACCGAGATCGATTTCTTTTATTTAAAAGGAGTTGTAAGTGGTATTTTGGAGCGACTTGGCCTAACCGATTACAACGAACAACCCAACGCTACCGATGTCTTTTCAGAAGGGATCAGCCTTAAAATGGGCGAAACCGAACTGGTAAGCCTTGGGGTTGTACATCCAAAGATCGTAAGTCATTTTGCTATCAGTAGTCCTGTTTTCTATGCGGATTTCAACTGGGATGCTGTTTTACAAGCCTTGTCCACCGGAGAGATACTCTTTAAGGCTATTTCTAAATACCCAGAGGTGAAACGCGATTTTGCACTCTTATTGGACGAGGGAGTTAGCTTTGAAGCCTTACACGCCACTGCTTTTGCTACGGAGCGCAAGCTGCTTAAAGAGGTACAACTCTTTGACGTTTACACCGGAAAGTCTTTACCTAAGGGGAAGAAATCTTATGCCTTGAGTTTTACTTTGGCAGATGAGTACAAAACCCTAACAGACAAGCAGATCGATAAGATCATGAGTCGTTTGCAGCAAGCCTTTGAGTCCAAGTTTGAGGCGCAATTACGCTAA
- a CDS encoding peroxiredoxin has protein sequence MRLLLLTFLSLLLYSCADEAPTLKTGDWRVNMELQDEMLLPFNIEFKADGTAVIRNAEERIAITDIVQNGDSVLIKHPVFAGEFQGVFTSEKKVEGDFIIANMERSIPFSMVHGDSERFREVDPAQVQLGGTWKIEFTENDGNTYPAQGVFEQQGNELTGTIRTETGDYRYLEGVVDGDSLKLSTFDGAHAFLFTAKATDSTLNGGMFYSGNHYKAAFNGKLDPGYELADPDSLTFLKPGYERFNFAFPDADGKIWTLDDPQFKDKVVVVQLMGTWCPNCLDETKYFADYIARNPDSEVEFIALAIDYSKTPEPAFKAIDRLKERMGLEYPIVLAQYGTNSKSEASEKLPMLNAVLSYPTTIVVDKKGAVRKIHTGFNGPATGDKYTAFVTSFEAFLAELQAEE, from the coding sequence ATGAGATTGCTATTACTGACATTCCTTTCGTTGCTTTTATATTCCTGCGCTGATGAGGCTCCAACACTTAAAACGGGAGACTGGCGCGTTAACATGGAACTGCAGGATGAGATGTTACTTCCATTTAACATAGAGTTCAAGGCCGATGGCACTGCGGTTATCCGCAATGCGGAGGAGCGTATAGCAATCACGGATATTGTTCAAAATGGTGATTCCGTACTAATAAAACATCCAGTATTCGCTGGTGAATTCCAAGGTGTGTTTACAAGCGAGAAGAAGGTTGAAGGTGATTTTATCATCGCCAATATGGAAAGATCCATTCCCTTTTCCATGGTCCATGGCGATAGCGAACGCTTTAGAGAAGTAGACCCTGCGCAAGTGCAGCTTGGCGGTACTTGGAAGATCGAGTTTACAGAGAACGATGGCAATACCTATCCGGCACAAGGCGTATTTGAGCAGCAAGGCAATGAACTTACAGGAACTATTCGCACAGAAACAGGAGACTATCGTTATTTAGAAGGTGTGGTCGATGGAGATTCTTTAAAACTCTCCACCTTTGACGGAGCCCACGCATTTTTGTTCACTGCGAAAGCGACCGACAGTACTTTAAATGGCGGCATGTTTTACAGCGGGAATCATTACAAGGCGGCATTTAATGGCAAGCTTGATCCTGGTTATGAACTCGCTGATCCAGATTCCTTGACCTTTTTAAAGCCCGGTTATGAGCGGTTTAACTTTGCTTTTCCCGATGCTGATGGTAAGATCTGGACCTTGGACGATCCGCAGTTCAAAGACAAGGTCGTTGTTGTGCAACTTATGGGAACCTGGTGTCCTAATTGCTTGGACGAGACCAAATATTTTGCAGATTATATAGCTCGCAACCCTGACTCCGAAGTAGAATTCATCGCATTAGCGATAGACTATTCCAAGACCCCGGAACCAGCTTTTAAGGCCATAGACAGGCTTAAGGAACGTATGGGCCTAGAGTATCCGATAGTGTTGGCACAATACGGCACCAATTCTAAAAGTGAGGCCAGCGAAAAACTCCCCATGTTGAATGCGGTATTGAGTTACCCCACCACCATAGTGGTCGATAAAAAAGGCGCTGTTCGTAAAATACACACAGGGTTCAATGGTCCTGCCACAGGCGATAAATACACTGCGTTTGTAACCTCCTTTGAGGCTTTCTTAGCCGAACTACAGGCAGAGGAGTAG
- a CDS encoding DUF2911 domain-containing protein, whose amino-acid sequence MSKIFTHLVLGLTLLFIGAAQAQIQTPRAASPQAKVSQTIGLTEITVDYSRPSVRGREIYGTPIAHYGFQNLGFGTSEAAPWRAGANENTKITFTHDVLIGGGKVPAGTYGYFIALEENGPATVILSSNSSAWGSFFYKPSEDIARVRVTPETIDHQETLVFEFDEITANSTVLTLKWEELAFPLKIDVPVAEVVLAEARKAMQDQPGFNRQTWEQAAAYALQNNTALEEALSWIDNAIAGKFYSQKTYVNLSTKAQLLKALGRSEEADAIMAEALDLATVLEMHQYGRQLIASGQVDKAMAVFKRNAKQNPDTWPVHYGLARGYSAQGDYKQAAKHLEKALANAPNAASKARVAANLEKLKNNQDIN is encoded by the coding sequence ATGTCTAAAATCTTTACCCATCTGGTGTTGGGGCTCACACTCTTATTCATAGGTGCAGCTCAGGCCCAGATCCAAACTCCTCGAGCAGCAAGTCCTCAGGCCAAAGTAAGCCAAACGATCGGTCTCACCGAAATCACTGTAGATTATTCCAGGCCCAGTGTTCGCGGGCGTGAGATCTACGGAACTCCCATTGCTCATTACGGTTTTCAAAATCTAGGCTTCGGCACTTCGGAGGCCGCTCCTTGGCGCGCTGGTGCAAATGAGAACACCAAGATCACCTTTACTCATGACGTGCTAATAGGAGGAGGCAAGGTGCCTGCCGGTACTTATGGGTATTTTATCGCTTTAGAGGAAAACGGCCCGGCCACAGTTATTTTGTCTAGTAACTCATCGGCCTGGGGAAGTTTCTTTTATAAACCAAGTGAGGATATTGCTCGAGTTCGAGTAACCCCAGAGACCATAGATCACCAAGAGACCTTGGTCTTTGAATTTGATGAGATTACCGCGAATTCTACGGTATTGACCCTTAAATGGGAAGAGCTGGCTTTTCCTTTAAAGATAGATGTTCCTGTTGCTGAGGTGGTCCTGGCAGAAGCCCGCAAGGCCATGCAAGATCAACCGGGCTTCAACAGACAGACCTGGGAGCAGGCTGCTGCTTATGCCCTGCAGAACAATACTGCTTTGGAAGAAGCTTTGAGTTGGATAGACAATGCCATAGCAGGTAAGTTCTACAGCCAGAAGACCTATGTAAATCTCAGTACCAAAGCACAGCTTTTAAAGGCCTTAGGCCGCTCCGAAGAAGCCGATGCCATCATGGCGGAAGCCTTAGACCTCGCCACAGTATTAGAAATGCATCAATACGGACGTCAGCTAATTGCTTCAGGTCAGGTAGATAAGGCTATGGCGGTCTTTAAGCGAAACGCTAAGCAAAACCCTGATACTTGGCCGGTGCATTATGGTCTAGCTCGTGGATATTCCGCTCAAGGAGATTATAAGCAAGCGGCGAAACACCTAGAAAAAGCCTTGGCCAATGCTCCAAATGCGGCGAGTAAAGCTAGAGTGGCTGCCAATCTTGAAAAACTAAAGAACAATCAAGATATCAATTAA
- the recG gene encoding ATP-dependent DNA helicase RecG — protein MNANYLQTPIAYLKGVGPNRADVLRSELGIHTYQDLLHLFPRKYIDRTQYLKINELRDTGAEVQVVGMITHLKTVQQKKGNRLEATFEDETGSMKMVWFRGQKWIKERLKLGKKYVAFGRINKFQQQFSMPHPELELQSEHEKKLRSGMQAVYPSTEKLAAKGVTNRAVISMVEQLFLGAKNEFQESLPKALFEQLKLPTKKQALFAVHFPKNQTVLAAAQYRLKFEELFYIQLQLIRKNFQRKQKIKGYPFTRVGEYFNTFFNEHLPFELTDAQKRVIKEIRNDMGSNAQMNRLLQGDVGSGKTIVAFMSMLIGLDNGFQACLMAPTEILSVQHYNGLLHWCKKLNISVYLLTGSTNTSTRREIHEKLENGELDLLIGTHALLEKKVVFKNLGLAVIDEQHRFGVAQRAQLWKKNERPPHILVMTATPIPRTLAMSLYGDLDLSVIDELPPGRKPVKTVLRSDANRLKMFAFLKDQIRLGRQVYIVYPLIQESEALDYKDLMDGYESISRSFPMPEFQISIVHGKMKPADKDYEMERFVKGETQIMVATTVIEVGVNVPNASVMVIESAERFGLSQLHQLRGRVGRGADQSFCILMTGKKVSKEAKTRLETMCATNDGFEIAEVDLKLRGPGDLMGTQQSGVLNLRIADVVRDRDILSLARSYAIALLKEDPNLEHPQNEAVRRTYIELAKYGNIWNFIS, from the coding sequence ATGAACGCAAATTACTTACAAACACCTATCGCCTATCTTAAGGGCGTAGGCCCTAATCGGGCCGATGTGCTGCGTTCTGAACTCGGTATACACACCTATCAAGATCTATTACACTTATTTCCGCGTAAATACATAGATCGGACCCAATATTTAAAGATCAATGAGTTGCGCGACACTGGCGCGGAAGTACAAGTGGTGGGGATGATTACCCACCTAAAAACAGTTCAACAGAAAAAAGGCAATCGACTCGAAGCGACTTTTGAAGACGAAACCGGGAGTATGAAAATGGTATGGTTTCGAGGACAAAAGTGGATAAAGGAACGACTCAAGCTCGGAAAAAAGTATGTCGCCTTTGGCCGGATCAATAAATTTCAACAGCAGTTTTCCATGCCGCATCCAGAGTTGGAATTACAATCTGAACACGAAAAAAAGCTCCGATCTGGCATGCAGGCGGTTTATCCTTCCACCGAAAAATTGGCGGCAAAAGGGGTGACAAATCGAGCTGTAATTAGCATGGTTGAACAGCTCTTTTTAGGAGCTAAAAATGAGTTCCAAGAAAGCCTTCCAAAAGCCCTCTTTGAACAGCTCAAATTACCCACCAAAAAACAAGCTCTTTTTGCGGTCCATTTTCCCAAGAATCAGACCGTCTTGGCAGCAGCACAATACCGCTTAAAATTCGAGGAATTATTCTACATACAGTTGCAACTTATTCGCAAGAATTTTCAACGCAAACAAAAAATCAAAGGTTATCCATTCACACGAGTAGGGGAATATTTCAACACCTTCTTCAACGAACATTTGCCCTTTGAATTGACCGACGCTCAAAAACGAGTGATCAAAGAAATTCGCAACGATATGGGGAGCAATGCCCAAATGAACAGACTTTTGCAAGGAGATGTGGGTTCAGGAAAGACCATAGTTGCGTTCATGTCAATGTTAATAGGGCTTGACAACGGTTTTCAGGCTTGTTTAATGGCTCCGACTGAAATTTTGTCAGTCCAACACTATAATGGATTATTGCATTGGTGTAAAAAATTGAATATCAGTGTTTATTTGCTTACTGGATCAACCAATACTTCAACTAGGAGGGAAATTCACGAAAAACTCGAAAATGGCGAATTAGACCTCTTAATCGGCACCCATGCACTCTTAGAAAAGAAGGTTGTTTTTAAGAATTTAGGCTTGGCTGTTATAGACGAGCAGCATCGTTTTGGAGTGGCACAACGCGCTCAGCTCTGGAAAAAAAATGAACGCCCTCCACACATTTTGGTAATGACAGCAACTCCAATTCCGAGAACTTTAGCCATGAGTTTATACGGCGATCTGGACCTCTCTGTGATAGACGAATTACCCCCCGGAAGAAAGCCTGTAAAAACCGTCCTGAGAAGCGACGCAAATCGACTTAAAATGTTTGCCTTTTTAAAGGACCAAATCAGGCTCGGAAGACAGGTCTATATTGTGTACCCTTTGATACAAGAAAGCGAGGCTTTAGACTACAAAGATTTGATGGACGGTTACGAGTCTATTTCACGCTCCTTCCCTATGCCGGAATTTCAGATCTCCATTGTTCATGGAAAGATGAAACCAGCCGACAAGGATTACGAAATGGAACGCTTTGTAAAAGGAGAAACTCAAATCATGGTGGCCACCACTGTAATCGAAGTTGGTGTAAATGTTCCTAATGCTTCTGTTATGGTCATTGAAAGTGCAGAGCGCTTTGGACTTTCTCAGTTGCATCAATTGCGTGGACGGGTGGGACGCGGTGCCGACCAGTCCTTTTGTATACTCATGACAGGAAAAAAGGTGTCTAAGGAAGCTAAAACCCGTTTAGAGACCATGTGTGCCACCAACGACGGTTTCGAGATTGCCGAAGTTGACCTCAAGCTACGCGGACCTGGAGATCTTATGGGAACTCAACAAAGCGGGGTTTTAAACCTTCGCATTGCCGATGTGGTCCGAGATCGCGATATATTGAGTTTGGCTCGCAGTTACGCTATTGCCCTGCTTAAGGAGGACCCCAACCTAGAGCATCCGCAGAACGAAGCCGTAAGGCGCACCTATATCGAATTGGCAAAATACGGCAACATCTGGAATTTCATTTCATAA